A region from the Xanthocytophaga agilis genome encodes:
- a CDS encoding glycoside hydrolase family 15 protein, producing MLETQAQDYQPLENYGIIGNQATVALVGLKGSIDFMSFPRYDSPTIFAALLDKDKGGRFQIVPQLNNIGYKQMYLPDTNVLLTRFLSYEGLVEITDFMPIAGSEYECTLIRKVMVVRGEVKIRMDCCPRFNYARTPHTAYQQENQIIFKSEEDNTLLRLVSDCPLQLNNRDASAEFTLHEKEVVHFIFQMIPREDIENDLFKDPEAIGSQVDKAFLETVHYWKDWTRQSAYKGRWADMVNRSALVLKMLTSRKYGSPIAAATLGLPEAVGGIRNWDYRYTWIRDAAFTMYAFIRLGFTKEAGDFMRWIRKQFEKNIEEGGGLQLMYAVDGTADLHEEELTHLEGYFGSKPVRIGNNAHNQLQLDIYGELIDSIYLYDKYGEAITYDFWQQLCRQIEYVCQNWNQKDHSIWEIRSEMKDFLYSRVMCWVAVDRGIRLAESHAFPYPFEKWRTIRTEIFEDIYHNFWNEDRKAFVQYKGGDVLDAAALIMPLVRIISPYDPRWISTLEAIENELVSDTLVYRYNTEHFEDGVGGGESTFSMCSFWYVECLARGGQLEKARLYFEKMMGYANHLGLYAEQIGLRGEQLGNYPQAFTHLGLISAAHYLNRALEKSKI from the coding sequence ATGTTGGAAACACAGGCACAAGATTATCAACCTTTAGAAAATTATGGAATTATAGGAAACCAGGCTACTGTAGCTCTGGTTGGGCTAAAAGGATCTATCGATTTTATGTCTTTTCCCCGCTATGATTCCCCAACCATTTTTGCTGCATTATTAGATAAAGATAAAGGAGGCCGTTTCCAGATTGTTCCCCAGTTAAACAATATTGGGTATAAACAAATGTATCTGCCCGATACAAATGTCCTTCTAACCCGTTTCTTATCTTACGAAGGATTGGTAGAAATCACAGATTTTATGCCTATTGCAGGTAGTGAATATGAATGTACCCTGATTCGTAAGGTAATGGTTGTACGAGGGGAAGTAAAAATCCGTATGGATTGTTGCCCTCGTTTTAATTATGCCCGCACACCTCATACGGCCTATCAACAAGAAAATCAGATCATCTTTAAAAGTGAGGAAGACAATACATTACTACGGCTTGTAAGTGACTGTCCATTACAACTAAACAATCGAGATGCTTCAGCAGAATTTACTCTTCACGAGAAAGAGGTAGTTCACTTTATTTTTCAGATGATACCTCGGGAAGATATAGAAAACGACCTTTTTAAGGATCCAGAGGCGATTGGAAGCCAAGTAGATAAGGCCTTTCTTGAGACTGTACACTATTGGAAAGATTGGACCAGGCAGTCGGCTTATAAGGGTCGTTGGGCAGATATGGTTAATAGATCTGCACTGGTGCTTAAAATGCTTACCTCTCGCAAATATGGCTCCCCCATTGCTGCAGCTACATTGGGTTTGCCAGAGGCCGTAGGTGGTATACGCAACTGGGACTATCGATACACTTGGATACGGGATGCGGCATTCACCATGTATGCATTTATACGTCTTGGCTTTACAAAGGAAGCTGGCGACTTTATGCGTTGGATACGCAAACAGTTTGAAAAAAATATAGAGGAAGGAGGTGGCCTTCAACTAATGTATGCAGTAGATGGCACCGCTGATTTACATGAAGAAGAACTTACTCATCTGGAAGGATATTTTGGCTCTAAACCTGTACGGATTGGTAACAATGCACATAATCAGCTGCAACTAGATATTTATGGAGAATTGATAGATAGTATCTATCTATATGATAAGTATGGTGAAGCTATTACCTATGACTTTTGGCAACAACTTTGCCGACAAATAGAATATGTTTGTCAGAACTGGAATCAGAAAGACCATAGTATCTGGGAGATACGCTCAGAGATGAAAGATTTTCTGTATTCACGAGTTATGTGTTGGGTAGCTGTAGACCGAGGAATTCGATTAGCAGAATCTCATGCATTTCCTTATCCATTTGAAAAATGGCGTACCATTCGCACAGAGATATTTGAAGATATTTACCATAATTTCTGGAATGAAGACCGCAAAGCCTTTGTGCAATATAAAGGGGGAGATGTATTGGATGCAGCAGCCTTAATCATGCCATTGGTCCGAATTATTAGCCCTTATGATCCTCGCTGGATTTCAACTTTAGAAGCTATTGAAAATGAACTTGTCTCAGATACATTGGTATATCGTTACAATACAGAACACTTTGAAGATGGTGTTGGGGGAGGAGAAAGTACTTTCTCCATGTGTTCATTCTGGTATGTAGAGTGCCTTGCCCGTGGAGGACAACTGGAAAAAGCCCGTCTTTATTTTGAGAAGATGATGGGGTATGCTAACCACCTTGGATTATATGCAGAACAAATCGGTTTACGTGGTGAACAGCTAGGCAACTATCCTCAGGCGTTTACACATCTGGGACTAATCAGTGCAGCCCATTATCTGAACCGGGCACTGGAAAAATCAAAGATTTAA
- the typA gene encoding translational GTPase TypA, which yields MQNIRNIAIIAHVDHGKTTLVDKMIHAAKLFRDNQEFDDLILDNNELERERGITIVSKNVSIRYKDIKINIIDTPGHSDFGGEVERVLKMADGVLLLVDAFEGPMPQTRFVLNKALELGLKPIVVVNKVDKENCRPDEVHEAVFDLMFNLGATEEQLDFPTVYGSAKQNWMGYDWKTPTTDITALLDSIIKYIPAPPALEGPAQLQVTSLDYSSFVGRIAIGRVHRGTLKESSPVALMKADGSIKKARIKEIQVFEGLGRVKVPEVSAGDICAIIGLEDFEIGDTIADAEKPEALPRISVDEPTMSMLFTINNSPFYGRDGKFVTSRHLRDRLLKETEKNLALRVQPTDSEDRFLVFGRGILHLSVLIETMRREGYELQVGQPQVLFKEIDGIRHEPIELMVVDVPEESAGKVIELATQRKGELMIMEPKGDLQHLEFNIPSRGIIGLRSNILTATQGEAIMTHRFKEYEPYKGPIPERINGSLISMETGPGTAYTIDKLQDRGRFFVDPGEEVYMGQVIGEHTRDNDIVINIQKAKKLTNMRASGSDEAVRIAPKVQFSLEECLEYIQKDEYVEVTPKAIRMRKIYLDENERKRMSNKIEND from the coding sequence ATGCAAAATATTAGAAACATTGCGATTATTGCCCACGTTGACCACGGAAAGACAACGCTGGTTGATAAGATGATTCATGCTGCCAAGCTTTTCCGCGACAATCAAGAGTTTGATGACTTGATTCTGGACAATAACGAGCTGGAACGTGAACGCGGTATTACGATTGTCTCTAAAAACGTTTCGATTCGTTATAAAGATATAAAAATCAATATTATAGATACTCCTGGTCACTCCGATTTCGGAGGTGAGGTGGAGCGGGTACTGAAAATGGCAGACGGAGTACTATTATTGGTTGATGCTTTTGAAGGTCCAATGCCTCAGACTCGTTTCGTATTGAACAAAGCTCTTGAGTTAGGTTTGAAGCCAATCGTTGTTGTCAATAAAGTTGACAAAGAAAACTGTCGCCCGGATGAAGTACACGAAGCAGTATTTGATCTGATGTTTAACCTAGGGGCAACAGAAGAACAATTGGATTTTCCAACTGTATATGGTTCTGCGAAACAGAACTGGATGGGATATGACTGGAAAACTCCAACTACTGATATCACAGCACTACTGGATTCAATTATTAAATATATTCCGGCACCTCCAGCATTGGAAGGCCCTGCCCAATTACAGGTAACATCACTGGATTATTCTTCATTTGTAGGTCGTATTGCAATCGGAAGAGTTCACCGTGGTACATTAAAAGAAAGCAGCCCTGTTGCTTTGATGAAAGCTGACGGCAGCATTAAGAAAGCAAGAATTAAAGAGATCCAGGTATTTGAAGGACTGGGTCGTGTAAAAGTTCCGGAAGTAAGTGCAGGTGATATTTGTGCTATTATAGGTCTAGAAGACTTTGAAATTGGTGATACAATTGCAGATGCAGAGAAACCTGAAGCACTGCCTCGTATTTCGGTAGATGAACCAACTATGAGTATGTTGTTCACTATCAATAACTCTCCATTCTATGGTCGTGATGGTAAATTTGTAACATCCCGTCACTTACGTGATCGACTGTTGAAAGAAACAGAAAAGAACCTTGCACTTCGCGTTCAGCCTACTGATAGTGAAGATCGCTTCCTGGTATTTGGACGTGGTATCCTCCACTTGTCAGTATTGATTGAAACAATGCGTCGTGAAGGTTATGAATTACAGGTTGGCCAGCCACAAGTACTTTTCAAAGAGATTGATGGTATTCGTCATGAGCCAATCGAATTGATGGTAGTGGATGTTCCAGAAGAAAGTGCTGGTAAAGTAATTGAACTGGCGACTCAGCGTAAAGGTGAACTGATGATTATGGAGCCTAAAGGAGATCTGCAACACCTGGAATTTAATATTCCATCACGTGGTATTATTGGATTGAGAAGTAATATCCTGACTGCAACCCAGGGTGAAGCTATTATGACCCACCGCTTCAAAGAATATGAACCTTACAAAGGACCTATCCCTGAACGTATCAATGGATCATTGATTTCAATGGAAACAGGACCTGGTACTGCGTATACCATTGATAAGTTACAAGATCGTGGTCGCTTCTTTGTTGATCCAGGTGAAGAAGTTTATATGGGTCAGGTTATTGGAGAGCACACTCGTGATAATGATATTGTAATCAATATTCAAAAAGCCAAGAAGCTTACCAACATGCGTGCATCTGGTTCTGACGAAGCTGTGCGTATTGCGCCTAAAGTTCAGTTCTCATTAGAAGAATGTTTGGAGTATATTCAGAAAGACGAATATGTGGAAGTTACGCCAAAAGCAATCCGTATGCGTAAAATCTATCTGGATGAGAACGAACGTAAACGTATGTCTAATAAGATTGAGAATGACTAA